Genomic window (Fluviispira vulneris):
AGTTGATGAATTTGGCAATGCTCTGTTATCAAGCTCAGGTAAACTTGGAGATTACTTAAGCAATTTGATAAAAAAGAATTTATTGTACAATACTTCCTTTGGTAAGTTACGTTGCCGTGCTGATACATTGGGCTATTTGCAACGCTCGTTAGCAGGTATGGCTTCACACACAGATCAAGCAGATGCATTTTTGGTAGGATCGATGGCTGTGCATTATATTATGAAAGGGGAATCAGATAAAATGGTGACCCTTGTGCGTGTCCCAGGCGAAAATTACAAATGCGAGACATCTTTGTGTGACCTTAAACTTGTTGCGCAAAAAACTAAACTCATGCCTAAAAGTATGATCAACAGTGAAGAAAATGGTGTCACTGAAGAGTTTTATCAATATGTTCTTCCCCTTGCGGGTTGCGTTCCTGAATTAAGAGCATTAAAAGCAGCACATATAAAGAAAAAATTATTTGATTACGTTCGTCCTGACAAATAAAAAGTCGATATTTAAATCGACTTTTTATTTTTGCAAAATTATAATTTTGCTTTAAATGCTTCAAATTTTATTTTCTCTGATGAATCAGGATTGACAATTTTTAAATTTCCAGCAGCATCTTCTCCCAAAATTTTGTTATTATCAACATATAATTGAATATTCCCATCTGAGTTTATAATCCATTTTTGTGAATTTACGTAAGCACAAGAACGAACAGCAAAATTATGATCGTCTATATATGTAAGACATGAATTTTTATCCACACGTGATTTAAAAACTTTTTCTTCATTGTCATAACCCCAGATTTGCCCCCGTTCATCTTGGCAAGTTTCTAAGTTAACAATTCCATTTTCACTTTTTAAGTTTGCATCCCTTTTTTCTACACTTAAACATTTTGTCGTACTAAGTCCATTCATATTTTGCAAACGAACATTTTGTTCGGGCTCAAAAAAAGGAGAACTCCAATCCACTGTAAACCTTTCTTGCGCGTTTACTTCTGGAATGGGCTTCGCAGTGTATGATGGAAAATACCAATAGTATCCACCTACCGTTGCGATACCCATAGAAACACTTCCTAAAATAACTCCAACTTCTGCGCTTGTACCTATGCTAAATGTTGATTCACCCACTTCATTTTTATCAGCTTTATATATTGCCTGAAAAGAAGGTGTGAAAGATTTATAGCTGATTGCTGAGAGATTTAGCTTTTCCTTATTTATAACCTTATCATCATTTAAAACAAATCGTGTAAAGTAACAATCTCCGAACAGTCCTCCAAAATCTTTTGTAGTTAATGCATTACACATTTTTGCTTCATTCATTTTGCTATTCCAGGTCCACCGTGCGGCTCCGTCATAACTATTATTTTCAACATAATACTCATATGTTTTAAAAGAAACATTTCGAGTTTCAGTAACCTGCCTTGATATGTCTAAATCAATGGACCCGCTCGGATTGAGATCTTTATCGACTCCGAATTTGATCCCACCTTTCATTCCGACTGTTACCCCACGAGACTCATTGACACTCATTTCGGGATTTGTATTTTGTGGAAAAGTAGCGACAAGTCTTACATTTGGGTTTTGCTCATCTGACTGTACCCAAAAATTATACTTACTTGCAAAAGGCCCGACGAACTCATTTCTACTGCCTAAAAAATTTCCCCACAGCACTTCTTCTTTAATTTCATCGGTAATATGCCAACCTGTTCCACCTTCTTCGAAAGGAGAGACTGTGATAACCAGGTATTTACCATCTTCAGTACGGGTCACAGCCCCTGTTTTTTCGTCAGTTTTTTGCAGAGCAATCGAACCGTACATATCTATTTTATAATTCAATTCTACAAAAGCTCTTTTATCACAATAATCTTTCATATACTCTGGATAATCTTCATATCCTTTATACATATTCATTTTGCAAGATAAATTTCTTTTCAAAACAGTTATTGTTACAGATGGTTTTTTTAGTTGATTTTCAGCGGGGGAGGAGCGCTTAACTCTTTTCCGTTTCTGCTCGAACTTTTCTATTTGGAAATTTTTTTCAGATTCAGAAATATCACTTGGCATAACAATGAATTCAGGCCCGTTGGCACCTTTTCTTAAAAGCACTGGGGCATTGTCGATGCTAATTCCGCTCGAATGCTCCATAATTTTTTTATTAGATTCGCTTTCTTCAATGTTTTTATTGTCAAATATAAGCACTTTCCCATTTTCATAACCATCTTCAATATTTTGCAAATCATTCTTTTTATCAACGATGATATGACTTGAAGATCCAGTTAAATCTGCTGCTTTTGCCTTTGTAAAATCAGGATAATACCCTATAATAATACTACCCAATCCAAAACATAGTATTTTATTTTGATAAGAAGCAAGACTCACTGTATCCTCCAAATTTTACAAATAATTTAATTGACAAATACTTTCTCAACTTAATTAAGAATAAGTATTCCAGAAAAAATATAAATATTTAATTTTAATAATATTAGAATGTTTTACCTAAACAATACTTATCATATTGTTCATTTAAAATAGCTTACCATTAATGAAAGACTTGTAAAGAAACATTTATTAAACATTAAATAGTATGATATAATTATTAAGAAATATTAAAATTTTATATCTTTTATATATTTGTATTTACTAATATTTTGCAAAATTATTACACAAAAACTTTAAAAAATTAAAACTAAAAATTTTTTATATATGAGTTTTAAACTCGAATAAAAAAAGCACCCATTTAAAAATGAAATTTAAATTCAAAAAAACTCAATAAAATAGATATTTTTATTGAGTGGTATAGAAAAAGTAATATTTATATATTTAATATATTTATCTTAATACTTTTAGATTCTTATCATCTTCTTCACATTGTATTCCTCCAAACTTATACCGACATTTTATACCACAGCTCGCCATTTTAAACTTAATTATACATCTGTATTGAGGTTTAGAAGCACACACTGCAATACCAAAGTGTTCTTTACAATCATATCCACAAATTACACCATTAAAATTACTAATACATGATTCATATTTGCTTTGTTTACAATCTGCTCCCCAAAGACTTTTCACGCAGCTTTTACCGCAGATTCTCTTATCATTAAATTCAACACATTCATTATAAATATTTGACTTATTACTTTCTTCTTGAATTCTTTCACCACAAAAAATACCTTCACTATTTTTGATACATACATCTGCTGCAAATGATGAAAAACTAATTAAAATAAAAGAAAAAATAAAAAGAAACACAAACCGCATAAAAAACTCCCAAAATAAAAAATTCATATACCATTCAATTTAGCAAATGAAAATATAATATTTTGATTGACCTTTGAAAATTCTCTATAATTAAGAATAAATACTCATAAAATACAAAAAATATATTATTAAAAAAAATAGCTCATATGGTATTACAGATTTATAAAAAATGGTTTATTATATAACGTCGGTGATGTTTTACGTTTTTACTTAAGGAGTTCATATGAAAATCAATATTGGCTTAACTAAGGCAAATACAGAGAAAGTGGTTGAAATTCTTTCACATTATCTTGCAGATTCCTACTATCTCTATCTGAAGACACATAATTTTCACTGGAATGTAACGGGAATGCATTTTCAGAATCTCCACAAACTTTTCGATGAACAATACAATGCCCTTTTTGCTAGCTTAGATGAAATTGCTGAGCGTATTCGCTCTTTAGGAGAATTTGTCCCTGGCACCTATATTCAAATGAAAGAATTAACTTGCATAAAAGAGACCAAGGAAATCCCTAAAGATAAAGAAATGATTAAGATTTTATTAGATGACCACGAATGTGTGGTGCGAAATTTACGCAATTGGATCGAGGAAGCGAATGGTGCTGGTGATGTAGGAACTGGTGATTTTCTCACCGCAAGAATTGAAGAACATGAAAAGACGGCTTGGATGCTGAGAAGCCATTTAAATGATTAACACACATACTTAAGTCTTTTTTAAGAAG
Coding sequences:
- a CDS encoding leukocidin family pore-forming toxin, which gives rise to MSLASYQNKILCFGLGSIIIGYYPDFTKAKAADLTGSSSHIIVDKKNDLQNIEDGYENGKVLIFDNKNIEESESNKKIMEHSSGISIDNAPVLLRKGANGPEFIVMPSDISESEKNFQIEKFEQKRKRVKRSSPAENQLKKPSVTITVLKRNLSCKMNMYKGYEDYPEYMKDYCDKRAFVELNYKIDMYGSIALQKTDEKTGAVTRTEDGKYLVITVSPFEEGGTGWHITDEIKEEVLWGNFLGSRNEFVGPFASKYNFWVQSDEQNPNVRLVATFPQNTNPEMSVNESRGVTVGMKGGIKFGVDKDLNPSGSIDLDISRQVTETRNVSFKTYEYYVENNSYDGAARWTWNSKMNEAKMCNALTTKDFGGLFGDCYFTRFVLNDDKVINKEKLNLSAISYKSFTPSFQAIYKADKNEVGESTFSIGTSAEVGVILGSVSMGIATVGGYYWYFPSYTAKPIPEVNAQERFTVDWSSPFFEPEQNVRLQNMNGLSTTKCLSVEKRDANLKSENGIVNLETCQDERGQIWGYDNEEKVFKSRVDKNSCLTYIDDHNFAVRSCAYVNSQKWIINSDGNIQLYVDNNKILGEDAAGNLKIVNPDSSEKIKFEAFKAKL
- a CDS encoding Dps family protein, with protein sequence MKINIGLTKANTEKVVEILSHYLADSYYLYLKTHNFHWNVTGMHFQNLHKLFDEQYNALFASLDEIAERIRSLGEFVPGTYIQMKELTCIKETKEIPKDKEMIKILLDDHECVVRNLRNWIEEANGAGDVGTGDFLTARIEEHEKTAWMLRSHLND